One Roseomonas sp. OT10 DNA window includes the following coding sequences:
- a CDS encoding caspase family protein yields MRRGRILAGGLRTPRPLAMLSLIMLSPATLLAAALLAGVGGPPALAQTKAPAAQASPQTPPQATPAEPPREPILRIETGAHTAPVARLAVDASGRLLASVSDDKTLRLWSLPDSGARGVLRPPIGPNEEGELYAVALSADGSRAFAAGSTGRSWDGAFSIYVFDTATGRLVARLPGLPAPVQHLALSPDGSRLAAALGGRAGIRVWDARSGRPVFEDAGYGGPARMVAFDAAGRLASTAADGKVRLYDPQGRRLAERVPVQGARPFGLALSPDGTLLAIGYEDRLRVEVLALPDLRSVLVPDVAGLEGEGLPAVAWAWDGRGGVQLHAAGYARGATAAPPAQGASAQGSPSQGAPSQGGRGVRLPPAPAAAPAAPRPAPPPAPWRGIAAAQQRDFVIRRWADFGLGPALDVPAARDSIAQLLPLPQGGLAFAAADPGWGRLAPDGALALAPRPGTGDFRATGEGLMLSPDGAQVVFALRADQPALRFDARTDRLEPAGPEVKAEGFAAGQTASARLSVTDWRNGNRPRLNGQPLRLGEGEFARALAILPDESGFLLGTDTHLRLFDPRGALLDAVPGPGATWGLAVSADGGVAVAAHADGTLRWYGVGGGRITRRGSLFVHADGRRWVLWTPEGLFDHAPSGGQELVGVHLNEGRTATPEWATFQQAYRALYAPDEVRARVAGQAPRQDRLGDLRARIGRTPVARADSLCAVLEDGSCTPIPWSSATVPPGTGALRLTVAAQDRGLGLGPMDVLVNGRIAARAEPQGAAASVEVPLDPGPNRIATRLYAEDRTLFGEGPSLDLRREGEAGPPPGAGRLVVLAVGVDRYAEASMNLRFAVADARTVVDTLRVGGAGLFDGVETTLLTDAEASRENILRALQEAATRVRPEDTFVLYLAGHGVKSESDGRFLFLPADLRDISSWGAIRSGALDDDALIGALARIRARDGFLLIDTCYAGQVALDSLSAMGNETGRYLLAASSSVQEALDSYDDRNGVFAFALREGLRGRAATDPEGRVSALALGEFVARRVPQLAREKQHDQNAVFRTASRDLHGFPLSQVAR; encoded by the coding sequence ATGCGCCGCGGCAGGATCCTGGCCGGGGGACTCCGCACGCCCCGGCCGCTGGCCATGCTGTCGCTGATCATGCTGTCGCCGGCCACGCTGCTGGCAGCCGCGCTGCTGGCGGGCGTGGGCGGCCCGCCGGCGCTGGCGCAGACCAAGGCGCCCGCCGCCCAGGCCTCCCCCCAGACCCCCCCGCAGGCCACGCCGGCGGAGCCGCCGCGCGAGCCGATTCTGCGCATCGAGACGGGGGCCCACACCGCCCCCGTGGCGCGGCTGGCCGTGGATGCCTCCGGCCGGCTGCTGGCCAGCGTCAGCGACGACAAGACGCTGCGCCTCTGGTCCCTGCCCGATAGCGGGGCGCGTGGGGTGCTGCGCCCCCCGATCGGGCCGAACGAGGAGGGCGAGCTCTACGCCGTGGCGCTCAGCGCCGACGGCAGCCGCGCCTTCGCCGCCGGCAGCACCGGGCGGAGCTGGGACGGCGCCTTCTCCATCTACGTCTTCGACACCGCCACCGGCCGGCTCGTGGCGCGCCTGCCGGGGCTGCCGGCCCCGGTGCAGCACCTGGCGCTGTCGCCCGACGGCTCGCGGCTGGCGGCGGCGCTGGGCGGCCGGGCAGGGATCCGCGTCTGGGACGCGCGCAGCGGGCGCCCGGTCTTCGAGGATGCGGGCTATGGCGGCCCGGCCCGCATGGTGGCCTTCGACGCCGCCGGCCGGCTGGCCAGCACCGCCGCCGACGGCAAGGTGCGGCTCTACGACCCGCAGGGCCGGCGCCTGGCCGAGCGCGTGCCCGTGCAGGGCGCCCGGCCCTTCGGCCTCGCGCTGTCGCCGGACGGCACGCTGCTGGCCATCGGCTACGAGGACCGGCTGCGGGTCGAGGTACTGGCCCTGCCCGACCTGCGGAGCGTGCTGGTGCCCGACGTCGCCGGGCTGGAGGGCGAGGGCCTGCCGGCGGTCGCCTGGGCCTGGGACGGCCGGGGCGGCGTGCAGCTGCACGCGGCGGGCTATGCGCGCGGCGCCACGGCGGCGCCCCCGGCCCAGGGGGCGTCAGCCCAGGGGTCGCCGTCCCAGGGGGCGCCGTCCCAGGGCGGGCGCGGCGTCCGCCTGCCCCCGGCCCCCGCCGCGGCACCGGCGGCGCCCCGCCCCGCCCCGCCCCCGGCACCCTGGCGCGGCATCGCGGCCGCCCAGCAACGGGACTTCGTGATCCGGCGCTGGGCGGATTTCGGCCTCGGCCCGGCACTCGACGTGCCGGCGGCGCGCGATTCCATCGCCCAGCTCCTGCCGCTGCCGCAAGGCGGCTTGGCCTTCGCCGCCGCCGATCCCGGCTGGGGGCGGCTGGCCCCGGACGGCGCCCTGGCCCTGGCGCCGAGGCCCGGCACGGGCGATTTCCGCGCCACGGGCGAGGGGCTGATGCTCAGCCCCGACGGGGCGCAGGTGGTCTTCGCCCTGCGCGCCGACCAGCCGGCGCTGCGCTTCGATGCCCGCACCGACCGGCTGGAGCCGGCGGGCCCCGAGGTGAAGGCGGAAGGCTTCGCGGCCGGCCAGACCGCCAGCGCCCGGCTGAGCGTCACCGACTGGCGCAACGGCAACCGGCCGCGGCTGAACGGCCAGCCGCTGCGCCTGGGCGAGGGCGAGTTCGCCCGCGCGCTGGCCATCCTGCCCGACGAGTCCGGCTTCCTGCTCGGCACGGACACGCATCTGCGGCTGTTCGACCCGCGCGGCGCGCTGCTGGATGCGGTGCCGGGCCCGGGCGCGACCTGGGGCCTGGCCGTCTCGGCCGATGGCGGCGTCGCGGTGGCGGCGCATGCCGACGGCACGCTGCGCTGGTACGGGGTGGGCGGCGGGCGGATCACCCGGCGCGGATCGCTCTTCGTGCATGCCGATGGCCGGCGCTGGGTGCTGTGGACGCCCGAGGGGCTGTTCGACCATGCCCCCTCCGGCGGGCAGGAGCTGGTCGGCGTCCACCTGAACGAGGGCCGCACCGCCACGCCGGAATGGGCCACCTTCCAGCAGGCCTACCGCGCCCTCTACGCGCCCGACGAGGTGCGGGCACGGGTCGCGGGCCAGGCGCCGCGGCAGGACCGGCTGGGCGACCTGCGCGCCCGGATCGGGCGCACCCCGGTGGCCAGGGCCGATTCCCTCTGCGCCGTGCTGGAGGATGGCAGTTGCACGCCCATCCCCTGGTCCTCCGCCACCGTCCCGCCGGGCACCGGCGCGCTGCGCCTGACCGTGGCGGCGCAGGATCGTGGGCTGGGGCTGGGACCGATGGACGTGCTGGTGAACGGCCGCATCGCCGCGCGGGCGGAACCCCAGGGCGCCGCCGCCTCGGTGGAGGTGCCGCTGGACCCCGGGCCGAACCGGATCGCCACCCGACTCTACGCGGAGGACCGGACCCTGTTCGGCGAGGGACCCTCGCTCGACCTGCGGCGCGAGGGCGAGGCGGGGCCGCCGCCCGGCGCCGGGCGGCTGGTGGTCCTGGCGGTCGGCGTGGACCGCTATGCCGAGGCGTCGATGAACCTGCGCTTCGCGGTGGCCGATGCGCGGACCGTGGTGGACACGCTGCGCGTCGGCGGCGCCGGTCTGTTCGACGGCGTCGAGACCACGCTGCTCACCGATGCCGAGGCCAGCCGCGAGAACATCCTGCGCGCGCTGCAGGAGGCGGCGACGCGGGTGCGGCCGGAGGACACCTTCGTGCTCTACCTCGCCGGGCATGGGGTGAAGTCGGAATCGGACGGGCGTTTCCTGTTCCTGCCGGCCGACCTGCGCGACATCTCCTCCTGGGGCGCGATCCGTTCGGGCGCGCTGGACGACGACGCGCTGATCGGCGCGCTGGCGCGCATCCGGGCGCGGGACGGCTTCCTGCTGATCGACACCTGCTATGCCGGGCAGGTGGCGCTGGACAGCCTCTCCGCCATGGGGAACGAGACGGGGCGCTACCTGCTGGCCGCCTCCTCCTCGGTGCAGGAGGCGCTGGATTCCTACGACGACCGCAACGGCGTCTTCGCCTTCGCCCTGCGCGAGGGGCTGCGCGGCCGGGCGGCGACCGATCCGGAGGGGCGGGTCAGCGCGCTGGCGCTGGGCGAGTTCGTTGCCCGCCGGGTGCCGCAACTGGCGCGGGAGAAGCAGCATGACCAGAACGCCGTGTTCCGCACGGCGTCGCGGGACCTGCACGGGTTCCCGCTGAGCCAGGTGGCGCGCTGA
- the dcd gene encoding dCTP deaminase encodes MPILPDTWIRRMAAEQGMIEPFVEAQRREGVISFGLSSYGYDARVADEFKVFTNVDNALVDPKHFAEDSFVTRKGPTCIIPPNSFALAHTIEYFRIPRDVLVICLGKSTYARCGLIVNVTPLEPEWEGQVTIEISNTTPLPARIYANEGICQFLFLQGEGAPEVSYADRAGKYMRQRGVALPRL; translated from the coding sequence ATGCCCATCCTGCCCGACACCTGGATCCGCCGCATGGCGGCCGAGCAGGGCATGATCGAGCCCTTCGTGGAGGCGCAGCGGCGGGAGGGGGTGATCTCGTTCGGCCTCTCCTCCTACGGCTACGACGCGCGGGTGGCGGACGAGTTCAAGGTCTTCACCAACGTGGACAACGCGCTGGTGGACCCGAAGCACTTCGCCGAGGACAGCTTCGTCACCCGCAAGGGGCCGACCTGCATCATCCCGCCGAACTCCTTCGCCCTGGCCCACACCATCGAGTACTTCCGCATCCCGCGCGACGTGCTGGTGATCTGCCTGGGCAAGAGCACCTATGCCCGCTGCGGCCTGATCGTGAACGTCACGCCGCTGGAGCCCGAATGGGAGGGGCAGGTGACGATCGAGATCAGCAACACCACCCCCCTGCCCGCCCGCATCTACGCCAACGAGGGCATCTGCCAGTTCCTCTTCCTCCAGGGCGAGGGCGCGCCGGAGGTCAGCTATGCCGACCGGGCGGGCAAGTACATGCGCCAGCGCGGCGTGGCGCTGCCCCGGCTGTAA
- the murA gene encoding UDP-N-acetylglucosamine 1-carboxyvinyltransferase, translating into MDRIRIRGGKTLRGRIPVSGAKNASLPLMAAALLTEQPLTLTNIPALEDVRTMGKLLAQHGLRVEHDAAGRSFRMDGAATSLEAPYDLVRKMRASVLVLGPLLARYGEAKVSLPGGCAIGTRPVDLHLKGLEAMGARIDLDGGYIAARVEGRLKGARIHFPQVSVGATENLLMAASLAEGTTELLNAAREPEIGDLAACLSAMGAGIEGVGTDRLVIQGVDSLHGATHSVIPDRIEAGTYACAAAITGGEVLLEGAKLHHLGACGRVLMEAGVELDEVPEGLRVRRVDGLRGVDIMTEPFPGFATDMQAQTMTLMCVAEGASMVTETIFENRFMHVPELTRMGARITVHGASAIVRGVAKLSGAPVMATDLRASFSLVLAGLAAAGDTVVNRVYHLDRGYEAVEAKLAAVGAEIERLRD; encoded by the coding sequence ATGGACCGCATCCGCATCCGTGGCGGCAAGACCCTGCGCGGCCGCATCCCCGTCAGCGGGGCCAAGAACGCCTCCCTGCCGCTGATGGCGGCCGCCCTGCTGACCGAGCAGCCGCTGACCCTGACGAACATCCCCGCGCTGGAGGATGTGCGGACCATGGGCAAGCTGCTCGCCCAGCACGGGCTGCGGGTGGAGCACGACGCGGCCGGGCGCAGCTTCCGGATGGACGGCGCGGCGACCAGCCTGGAGGCGCCCTATGACCTGGTGCGCAAGATGCGCGCCTCGGTGCTGGTGCTCGGCCCGCTGCTGGCACGCTACGGCGAGGCGAAGGTGTCCCTGCCGGGCGGCTGCGCCATCGGCACCAGGCCCGTCGATCTGCACCTCAAGGGGCTGGAGGCGATGGGCGCGCGCATCGACCTCGACGGCGGCTACATCGCCGCGCGCGTCGAGGGCCGGCTGAAGGGCGCGCGCATCCACTTCCCCCAGGTCTCGGTCGGCGCCACCGAGAACCTGCTGATGGCGGCGAGCCTCGCCGAGGGCACGACGGAGCTGCTGAACGCGGCGCGTGAGCCGGAGATCGGCGACCTCGCCGCCTGCCTCTCCGCCATGGGCGCGGGGATCGAGGGCGTGGGCACGGACCGGCTGGTGATCCAGGGGGTGGATTCCCTGCACGGCGCCACCCATTCCGTCATCCCCGACCGGATCGAGGCGGGCACCTATGCCTGCGCCGCCGCCATCACCGGCGGCGAGGTGCTGCTGGAGGGCGCGAAGCTGCACCACCTGGGCGCCTGCGGCCGGGTGCTGATGGAAGCAGGCGTCGAGCTGGACGAGGTGCCGGAGGGGCTGCGCGTGCGCCGGGTGGACGGGCTGCGCGGCGTGGACATCATGACCGAGCCCTTCCCGGGCTTCGCGACGGACATGCAGGCCCAGACCATGACGCTGATGTGCGTGGCCGAGGGCGCCTCGATGGTGACGGAGACCATCTTCGAGAACCGCTTCATGCACGTGCCCGAGCTGACCCGCATGGGTGCGCGCATCACCGTCCACGGGGCGTCCGCCATCGTGCGCGGGGTGGCGAAGCTCTCCGGCGCGCCGGTGATGGCGACCGATCTGCGCGCCTCCTTCTCCCTGGTGCTGGCCGGGCTGGCGGCGGCGGGGGACACGGTGGTGAACCGCGTCTACCACCTCGACCGCGGCTACGAGGCGGTGGAAGCCAAGCTGGCCGCGGTGGGCGCCGAGATCGAACGCCTGCGCGACTGA
- a CDS encoding NRAMP family divalent metal transporter, giving the protein MHARPEPPPRREPDDDPEAPDPVIGPSKPRLLKLLGPGLITGASDDDPSGIATYSQAGAQFGYGLAWTLLFSYPLMTAIQMISARIGRTTGHGIAGVLRRHYPRWLMLATVAVLLVANVINLGADLGAMADAVTLLLPGPRWPYILGFTLLCIGLQVFLQYARYVAVLKWLTLALLAYFVALATVHVDWVALAEGLLLLRPQGGADYLTGIVAILGTTISPYLFFWQAAEEVEDLHTHPRRQDLLDAPRQGKGALHRIRLDTLVGMALSNLVALAILATTAATLHPAGVTQIDTSAQAAEALRPIAGDFAFAVFAVGILGTGLLAVPVLAGSGAYALGEALHWPTGFSRRWREAKAFYATVALATLVGMALNFSGVNPIAALYWSAVLNGVAAVPVMVVIMLAAARRDIMGDFAIRGWLRRLGWLATGAMGLAVAGMFATWL; this is encoded by the coding sequence ATGCATGCCCGACCGGAACCGCCGCCCAGGCGGGAGCCCGACGACGATCCCGAAGCCCCCGACCCCGTCATCGGCCCGTCCAAGCCCCGCCTGCTGAAGCTGCTGGGGCCGGGGCTGATCACCGGCGCGTCCGACGACGATCCCAGCGGCATCGCCACCTACAGCCAGGCCGGCGCGCAGTTCGGCTACGGCCTGGCCTGGACACTGCTGTTCAGCTACCCGCTGATGACGGCGATCCAGATGATCAGCGCCCGGATCGGCCGCACCACGGGCCATGGCATCGCCGGCGTGCTGCGCCGGCACTACCCGCGCTGGCTGATGCTGGCGACCGTGGCCGTGCTGCTGGTGGCGAACGTGATCAACCTCGGCGCCGATCTCGGCGCCATGGCGGATGCCGTCACCCTGCTGCTGCCCGGGCCGCGCTGGCCCTACATCCTGGGCTTCACCCTGCTCTGCATCGGGCTGCAGGTCTTCCTGCAGTACGCGCGCTACGTCGCCGTGCTGAAATGGCTGACGCTGGCGCTGCTGGCCTATTTCGTCGCGCTGGCGACGGTGCACGTGGACTGGGTCGCGCTGGCCGAGGGCCTGCTGCTGCTCCGGCCCCAGGGCGGCGCGGACTACCTCACGGGCATCGTCGCGATCCTCGGCACCACCATCAGCCCCTACCTCTTCTTCTGGCAGGCGGCGGAGGAGGTGGAGGATCTGCACACCCATCCGCGCCGCCAGGACCTGCTGGACGCGCCGCGCCAGGGGAAGGGCGCCTTGCACCGGATCCGGCTGGACACGCTGGTGGGCATGGCGCTCTCCAACCTGGTGGCGCTGGCGATCCTGGCGACGACGGCCGCCACGCTGCATCCCGCCGGTGTCACGCAGATCGACACCTCCGCCCAGGCGGCCGAGGCGCTGCGCCCCATCGCGGGGGATTTCGCCTTCGCCGTCTTCGCCGTGGGTATCCTCGGCACCGGGCTGCTGGCGGTGCCGGTGCTGGCGGGCTCGGGCGCCTATGCGCTGGGCGAGGCGCTGCACTGGCCGACCGGCTTCTCCCGCCGCTGGCGGGAGGCCAAGGCCTTCTACGCCACCGTCGCCCTGGCCACGCTGGTGGGCATGGCGCTGAACTTCTCCGGCGTGAACCCGATCGCGGCGCTGTACTGGAGCGCGGTGCTGAACGGCGTGGCGGCGGTGCCGGTGATGGTGGTGATCATGCTGGCGGCCGCCCGCCGGGACATCATGGGCGACTTCGCCATCCGCGGCTGGCTGCGCCGGCTGGGCTGGCTGGCGACGGGCGCGATGGGGCTGGCGGTGGCCGGAATGTTCGCGACCTGGCTCTGA
- the mutL gene encoding DNA mismatch repair endonuclease MutL, which produces MPIRLLPAATADRIAAGEVVERPAAAVKELVENALDAGATRIMVEIEGGGSERLLVEDDGAGMGPDDLALCVERHATSKLPDEATLFRIATLGFRGEALPSIGAVSRLTITSRPRGGEAHAIAVEGGRKAEVVPASGAPGTRVEVRDLFFATPARRKFLRQPRSESDAAVEAVRRLALAWPGVGFRVAVEGRTVLDLPPADRPGRVAALLGEEFAAQALAVHGAWDGLALDGLAGPPTLSRASAAEQHLVVNRRPVRDPMLRAALRVAYRDVMMAGRHPIAALFVEVDPEAVDVNVHPMKTELRFRDSGAVRGAMIAALRRALSGGAGEGAMPVGLTGGLAAMVRGWQRPDPAPGRGAEAPAGFAESGALFAAGPGAAPFRAPPAQAGLALPPRRVAPPDAPPQLVPAVSPEAAPPGAVDEDGPLGRPFAQLLDTYILAEAPDGALVLVDQHAAHERLTQERLHAQMVAGGVRSQPLLLPAVVDMAPARAARLLDAAATLERLGLEIEGFGPGAVLVRALPALLGAPEPAPLLADLADLLAEGRGAEALEARLDAAIARLACHGSVRAGRRLNGAEMAALLRSMEATPRAATCSHGRPTFLKLDKVALEKLFGRR; this is translated from the coding sequence ATGCCCATCCGACTCCTCCCCGCCGCCACGGCCGACCGCATCGCGGCCGGCGAGGTGGTGGAGCGCCCGGCGGCGGCGGTGAAGGAGCTGGTGGAGAACGCGCTGGATGCCGGCGCCACCCGCATCATGGTGGAGATCGAGGGCGGCGGCAGCGAGCGGCTGCTGGTGGAGGATGACGGCGCCGGCATGGGCCCGGACGACCTCGCCCTCTGCGTCGAGCGCCACGCGACCTCCAAGCTGCCGGACGAGGCGACGCTGTTCCGCATCGCGACGCTGGGCTTCCGTGGCGAGGCGCTGCCCTCGATCGGGGCGGTGTCGCGGCTGACCATCACCTCCCGCCCGCGGGGCGGGGAGGCCCATGCCATCGCCGTGGAAGGCGGGCGCAAGGCGGAGGTGGTGCCCGCCTCCGGCGCCCCGGGCACCCGCGTCGAGGTGCGCGACCTGTTCTTCGCCACGCCGGCGCGCCGGAAGTTCCTGCGCCAGCCGCGCAGCGAGTCGGACGCGGCGGTGGAGGCGGTGCGGCGCCTCGCCCTCGCTTGGCCGGGCGTGGGCTTCCGCGTCGCCGTGGAGGGGCGCACCGTCCTGGACCTGCCGCCCGCCGACCGCCCCGGCCGGGTGGCCGCCCTGCTGGGCGAGGAGTTCGCCGCCCAGGCCCTGGCGGTGCACGGGGCCTGGGACGGGCTGGCGCTGGACGGGCTGGCCGGCCCGCCGACCCTCTCCCGCGCCTCCGCCGCCGAGCAGCACCTGGTGGTCAACCGCCGCCCGGTGCGCGACCCGATGCTGCGCGCCGCGCTGCGGGTGGCCTATCGCGACGTGATGATGGCCGGGCGGCACCCGATCGCCGCGCTGTTCGTGGAGGTCGATCCCGAGGCGGTGGACGTGAACGTCCACCCGATGAAGACGGAGCTGCGCTTCCGCGATTCGGGCGCGGTGCGCGGCGCGATGATCGCGGCGCTGCGCCGGGCGCTGTCCGGCGGGGCGGGCGAGGGCGCCATGCCGGTCGGGCTGACGGGCGGGCTGGCGGCGATGGTGCGCGGTTGGCAGCGGCCGGACCCGGCGCCCGGCCGAGGCGCGGAGGCGCCGGCGGGCTTCGCCGAATCCGGCGCGCTCTTCGCCGCCGGGCCGGGCGCCGCGCCGTTCCGGGCGCCGCCGGCCCAGGCCGGGCTCGCGCTGCCGCCGCGCCGCGTCGCGCCGCCGGACGCCCCGCCCCAGCTGGTGCCCGCGGTGTCCCCCGAGGCCGCGCCCCCGGGGGCCGTCGACGAGGATGGGCCGCTGGGCCGGCCCTTCGCGCAGTTGCTCGACACCTACATCCTGGCCGAGGCGCCCGACGGTGCGCTGGTGCTGGTGGACCAGCACGCCGCGCATGAGCGGCTGACGCAGGAGCGGCTGCACGCCCAGATGGTCGCCGGTGGCGTCCGTTCGCAGCCGCTGCTCCTGCCCGCGGTGGTGGACATGGCCCCGGCCCGCGCCGCGCGCCTGCTGGACGCCGCGGCGACGCTGGAGCGCCTGGGGCTGGAGATCGAGGGGTTCGGCCCCGGGGCCGTGCTCGTCCGGGCGCTTCCCGCGCTGCTCGGTGCCCCGGAGCCGGCGCCGTTGCTGGCCGACCTCGCCGACCTGCTGGCCGAGGGCCGCGGGGCGGAGGCGCTGGAGGCGCGGCTGGATGCCGCCATCGCCCGCTTGGCCTGCCATGGCAGCGTCCGCGCGGGACGCCGGCTGAACGGGGCGGAGATGGCGGCGCTGCTGCGGAGCATGGAGGCGACCCCGCGCGCGGCCACCTGCAGCCACGGCCGGCCGACCTTCCTGAAGCTGGACAAGGTGGCGCTGGAAAAGCTGTTCGGCCGGCGATAG
- a CDS encoding amidohydrolase/deacetylase family metallohydrolase, giving the protein MAFDLILTGGRVIDPSQKIDGVMDVAFAGGKVAKVGKGLDRTGAEVRDVSGFIVSPGLIDLHTHVYDGGTSLGINAEEFCRLSGVTTAIDTGSAGPGNWPGFRKHVIERSQVRILAYLHVSHAGIFGFSKRVMVGESGDLRLMNPIEAVQVADANRDVIVGIKVRVGLHASGNSGTVPLDIALQVADEVGMPLMAHIDHPPPSYEEVVNRLRPGDILTHCFRPFPNAPITAQGRVKDVVLAARERGVIFDIGHGQGSFAFKTARAMLANGFPPDTISSDVHALCINGPAFDQVTTMSKFLCMGMPLEEVIARSTVEAARALQRPELGSLRPGSVGDATVLSVPEGEFDYVDATGEHLIGDRKIVSEGVVLNGRWWHSREADAFAAA; this is encoded by the coding sequence ATGGCCTTCGACCTCATCCTCACCGGCGGGCGGGTGATCGACCCCTCGCAGAAGATCGACGGCGTGATGGATGTCGCCTTCGCCGGCGGCAAGGTGGCGAAGGTCGGCAAGGGGCTGGACCGGACGGGGGCGGAGGTCCGCGACGTCTCGGGCTTCATCGTCTCGCCCGGGCTGATCGACCTGCACACCCATGTCTATGACGGCGGCACCTCGCTGGGCATCAACGCCGAGGAGTTCTGCCGCCTCTCCGGCGTGACCACGGCCATCGACACCGGCAGCGCCGGCCCCGGCAACTGGCCCGGCTTCCGCAAGCACGTCATCGAGCGCAGCCAGGTCCGCATCCTCGCCTACCTGCACGTCTCGCATGCCGGCATCTTCGGCTTCTCCAAGCGGGTGATGGTGGGCGAGAGCGGCGACCTGCGGCTGATGAACCCCATCGAGGCGGTGCAGGTGGCGGATGCCAACCGCGACGTGATCGTGGGCATCAAGGTGCGCGTGGGGCTGCACGCCTCGGGCAATTCCGGCACCGTGCCGCTCGACATCGCCTTGCAGGTGGCGGACGAGGTCGGCATGCCGCTGATGGCGCATATCGACCACCCGCCGCCCTCCTACGAGGAGGTGGTGAACCGGCTGCGCCCGGGCGACATCCTCACCCACTGCTTCCGCCCCTTCCCCAACGCGCCCATCACCGCGCAGGGAAGGGTGAAGGACGTGGTGCTGGCGGCGCGCGAGCGCGGGGTGATCTTCGACATCGGCCACGGCCAGGGCAGCTTCGCCTTCAAGACGGCCCGCGCCATGCTGGCCAACGGCTTCCCGCCGGACACCATCTCCTCCGACGTGCACGCGCTGTGCATCAACGGCCCGGCCTTCGACCAAGTGACGACCATGTCGAAGTTCCTCTGCATGGGCATGCCGCTGGAGGAGGTGATCGCGCGCTCGACCGTCGAGGCGGCGCGCGCGCTGCAACGGCCGGAGCTGGGCAGCCTGCGGCCCGGCAGCGTGGGCGACGCCACCGTCCTCTCCGTGCCGGAAGGCGAGTTCGACTACGTGGACGCGACGGGCGAGCACCTGATCGGCGACCGGAAGATCGTATCGGAGGGCGTGGTGCTGAACGGCCGCTGGTGGCATTCGCGCGAGGCCGACGCCTTCGCCGCGGCGTAG
- a CDS encoding GNAT family N-acetyltransferase produces the protein MFGLHRIDAWTLPGNAPSERVLAKAGFRFEGQLRERAYFKGHFHDFRIFARLDGDPPG, from the coding sequence GTGTTCGGCCTGCATCGGATCGATGCCTGGACCCTGCCGGGCAACGCGCCCTCGGAGCGGGTCCTGGCCAAGGCAGGCTTCCGTTTCGAGGGGCAGTTGCGGGAGAGGGCCTACTTCAAGGGACACTTCCACGACTTCCGGATCTTCGCACGGCTCGACGGCGACCCACCGGGCTGA
- a CDS encoding Gfo/Idh/MocA family protein gives MTRTGVAIIGLGPAVQPHARSLRDLAGQAEVVWAASRTPERLAAFARDFPGFPTTTDIDAALSDPRVSLVLVLTPPAAHLEVAERALAAGKHVLVEKPLELTAARGEALVAAAERAGRTLAVMLQHRFRPASLRLRALLAEGALGEVEAASMTVPWWRPQAYYDEPGRGTLARDGGGVLLTQAIHTLDLFRSLVGIAEVTAAQSRTTGLHRMETEDYVAALLRLGNGAPGTLMATTAFPPGQPERIEVMGRLGAASLVGGALEVRWVDGREERVAAEGPTGSGASIMDFPHDAHRGLIADVLDAIRDGRPPRVTGAEALESQRWVDRILARAKGAG, from the coding sequence ATGACGCGAACCGGCGTCGCCATCATCGGGCTGGGCCCGGCGGTCCAGCCGCATGCGCGCAGCCTGCGCGACCTGGCTGGCCAGGCGGAGGTGGTCTGGGCGGCCAGCCGCACGCCGGAGCGGCTGGCCGCCTTCGCGCGGGACTTCCCCGGCTTTCCCACCACCACCGACATCGACGCCGCCCTCTCCGACCCGCGCGTGTCGCTCGTCCTCGTCCTCACCCCGCCCGCAGCCCATCTGGAGGTCGCGGAACGGGCGCTCGCCGCCGGCAAGCACGTGCTGGTGGAGAAGCCGCTGGAGCTGACGGCCGCGCGTGGCGAGGCGCTGGTCGCGGCGGCGGAGCGCGCCGGCCGGACGCTCGCCGTGATGCTCCAGCACCGCTTCCGCCCGGCCAGCCTGCGCCTGCGCGCGCTGCTGGCGGAGGGGGCGCTGGGGGAGGTCGAGGCGGCCTCGATGACCGTGCCCTGGTGGCGGCCGCAGGCCTATTACGACGAGCCGGGGCGCGGGACGCTGGCGCGCGACGGCGGCGGCGTGCTGCTGACCCAGGCGATCCACACGCTGGACCTGTTCCGCTCCCTGGTCGGGATCGCCGAGGTCACCGCGGCCCAATCCCGCACCACCGGCCTGCACCGCATGGAGACGGAGGACTACGTCGCCGCCCTGCTGCGCCTGGGCAACGGCGCGCCGGGGACGCTGATGGCGACCACCGCCTTCCCGCCCGGCCAGCCGGAGCGGATCGAGGTGATGGGCCGCCTCGGCGCCGCTTCCCTGGTCGGCGGCGCGCTGGAGGTGCGCTGGGTGGACGGGCGCGAGGAGCGCGTGGCGGCGGAGGGGCCGACCGGCAGCGGGGCGAGCATCATGGACTTCCCGCACGACGCGCATCGCGGGCTGATCGCCGACGTGCTGGACGCGATCCGCGACGGCCGCCCCCCCAGGGTGACGGGGGCGGAGGCGCTGGAATCGCAGCGCTGGGTGGACCGCATCCTGGCGCGGGCGAAGGGGGCGGGCTGA